In Castanea sativa cultivar Marrone di Chiusa Pesio chromosome 6, ASM4071231v1, a single window of DNA contains:
- the LOC142638443 gene encoding uncharacterized protein LOC142638443, whose protein sequence is MATNKFSQLKLTLSCVHKQLSNYITALLVMFKYIIILIFASFSSSHVANSASFVTSPTATTEGQEVEGLLKWQTSLDNQNRSIFSSWVGNSPCNWSGIACNEFRSVIHINLTDSGLKGTLHAFRFSFFPNLLGLNLSNNSLYGVIPSFLGNLSKLIYLDLSCNQLFGRIPSEIGLMRALRIVYLFENNINESIPYEIGMLSSLNELALFKNNLTGSVPASIGSLGNLSTLLLNNNGLSGTIPHDIGMLKSLSELDLSINNLTGSIPTSIGNLANLTVLFLFSNNFYGSIPSAIGNLTILTKVRLMGNQLSGPIPREFGNLKFLTHLGLFMNKLNGSIPVEMNNLTYLKYLVFSNNMLSGSLPQHICIGGSLELFTAHDNYLTGPIPISLRNCSSLYRLRLERNQLTGNISEQFGVYPNLNYIDLSYNNFYGELSPKWGQCQNLQSLKISNNRISGVILPQLGGMIQLHLLDLSSNNIAGEIPRELERLTSLFNLTLADNELLGRVPPEIGNLSNLRILNLAANNLTGSIPRQLEACSKLQYLNLSKNRFRESIPYEIGNIYSLQNLDLSQNLLMGEIPPQLGNLENLETLNLSHNELSGSISSTFADMSSLTNIDISYNQLEGPLPNSKPFLEAPIDGFINNKDLCGNTTGLNACPSTISNSPNGKESRKVVILILVPSFGVLFLIFSVVGFLYVLLNCRRVRNNQNSPREARNDNMFTIWSYDGKMVYENIIDATEEFDPKYCIGVGGYGSVYKAELPTGQVIAVKKFHPLEDEGITNLDSFENEIRALTEIRHCNIVRLYGFCSHSRHLFLLYEFLEGGSLEKKLSNKEEATEFGWIKRINIVKGVAEGLSYMHHGCSPPIVHRDISCKNILLDLEHNAHISDFGTAKVLKPDSSNWSLFAGTFGYAAPELAYTMEVNEKCDVYSFGVVTLEVIMGKHPGDLISLLSSLSSSSATTSTAHGILLKDVLDQRLEPPRNQAARIVVSVAKFAFACLETNPQSRPTMQQISQELSIERSPLSEMFDEITLGQLFV, encoded by the exons ATGgcaacaaataaattttcacAACTTAAACTCACGCTATCTTGTGTACACAAACAGCTATCCAATTATATAACTGCTTTACTAGTCATGTTCAAATatatcatcatcctcatctttgcatcattttcttcttcccaTGTTGCTAATTCTGCTTCCTTTGTAACTTCTCCAACAGCAACAACAGAAGGACAAGAAGTAGAGGGGCTTCTAAAGTGGCAAACAAgccttgacaaccaaaaccgGTCTATCTTTTCTTCATGGGTTGGAAACAGCCCTTGCAATTGGAGTGGAATTGCTTGCAATGAGTTTAGAAGTGTCATACATATAAACCTCACAGATTCTGGTTTAAAAGGTACTCTCCACGCTTTCAGGTTCTCGTTCTTCCCCAATCTCTTAGGTCTTAATCTCAGCAACAACTCACTATATGGAGTTATTCCTTCATTCTTAGGTAACCTTTCTAAGCTCATCTACCTTGATTTGTCTTGCAATCAACTATTTGGAAGGATACCATCTGAAATAGGCCTAATGAGAGCTCTACGAATAGTTTACttatttgaaaacaatattAATGAATCCATTCCTTATGAAATAGGAATGTTGAGCTCGCTCAATGAGCTAGCTTTGTTTAAGAACAATTTAACGGGTTCAGTACCTGCTTCAATAGGAAGTTTGGGAAATTTATCCACTCTTTTACTTAATAACAATGGACTTTCTGGAACAATCCCCCATGACATAGGAATGCTAAAATCTCTAAGCGAGCTTGATTTGTCAATAAACAATCTAACAGGATCAATCCCTACATCTATAGGCAACTTGGCAAACCTAACTGTTCTATTCCTTTTTAGCAACAACTTTTATGGATCCATTCCTTCCGCTATAGGAAACTTGACCATTCTCACCAAGGTGCGCCTTATGGGAAATCAATTATCTGGACCCATCCCACGAGAATTTGGGAACCTTAAATTTCTCACCCATCTAGGATTGTTCATGAATAAACTGAATGGCTCCATTCCTGTAGAAATGAATAATCTTACATATTTGAAGTACTTGGTGTTTAGTAACAACATGTTGTCTGGTTCTCTTCCACAACATATATGCATTGGTGGATCACTTGAATTATTCACGGCACATGACAATTATTTGACAGGCCCCATCCCTATAAGCTTAAGAAACTGCTCCAGCTTGTATAGATTAAGGCTTGAAAGAAACCAGCTAACAGGAAATATATCAGAACAGTTTGGGGTATATCCCAATTTGAACTACATTGACTTGAGTTATAACAATTTCTATGGAGAACTTTCTCCGAAGTGGGGTCAGTGCCAAAATTTACAAAGTCTGAAAATCTCCAACAATAGAATTTCAGGTGTAATACTTCCTCAGCTTGGGGGAATGATTCAGCTACATCTACTTGATCTCTCCTCTAATAATATAGCTGGAGAGATTCCAAGGGAGTTGGAGAGGCTAACATCATTGTTCAACCTTACACTTGCTGATAACGAACTTCTAGGTAGAGTACCACCAGAAATTGGGAATTTGTCCAATTTAAGAATTCTTAATCTGGCAGCAAACAATCTAACTGGATCGATTCCTAGGCAGTTAGAGGCATGCTCCAAGTTACAGTACTtgaatttgagcaaaaatagaTTTAGAGAGAGTATTCCCTATGAAATTGGGAACATATACTCTCTTCAAAATCTTGATCTCAGTCAGAATTTACTTATGGGAGAGATACCACCACAGCTTGGAAATTTGGAAAACTTGGAAACATTGAATCTTTCTCATAATGAGCTCTCCGGTTCCATCTCATCAACTTTTGCTGATATGTCAAGTTTGACAAATATTGATATATCTTACAATCAGTTGGAGGGCCCTCTCCCCAACAGCAAACCATTCCTTGAGGCTCCAATTGATGGATTCATTAATAATAAAGACCTGTGTGGAAACACTACAGGTTTGAATGCTTGCCCCTCAACAATCAGTAACAGTCCTAATGGCAAAGAGAGTAGAAAAgttgtgattttgattttagtCCCTTCTTTTGGTGTCCTGTTTCTTATTTTTAGTGTAGTTGGGTTTCTTTATGTTCTTCTCAACTGCCGAAGGGTGAGGAACAATCAGAACAGTCCAAGAGAAGCACGGAATGATAATATGTTCACAATTTGGAGCTATGATGGGAAAATGGTGTATGAAAACATCATTGATGCAACAGAAGAATTTGACCCCAAATATTGTATTGGAGTAGGAGGGTATGGAAGTGTTTATAAAGCTGAACTGCCAACAGGTCAGGTAATTGCAGTGAAGAAATTTCACCCATTAGAGGATGAAGGAATCACCAATCTAGATAGTTTTGAGAATGAGATTCGTGCATTGACAGAAATTCGACATTGCAACATTGTAAGGCTTTATGGGTTTTGTTCACATTCGCGACACTTATTTTTGCTTTATGAGTTCTTGGAAGGGGGAAGCTTGGAAAAGAAACTTAGCAACAAGGAAGAGGCAACAGAATTCGGATGGATTAAGAGGATAAACATTGTTAAAGGTGTGGCCGAAGGTTTATCCTATATGCACCACGGCTGCTCTCCTCCAATAGTTCATCGAGACATATCATGCAAGAACATCTTGTTGGACTTAGAACACAATGCTCACATCTCAGATTTTGGCACAGCTAAAGTTTTGAAGCCAGACTCATCCAATTGGTCTTTATTTGCTGGCACGTTTGGATATGCTGCTCCAG AACTTGCATATACGATGGAAGTGAATGAGAAATGCGATGTTTATAGCTTTGGAGTAGTGACATTGGAAGTGATCATGGGAAAGCATCCAGGAGATCTCATCTCACTTCTCTCATCATTATCGTCATCATCAGCAACAACTTCAACTGCCCATGGTATACTATTGAAGGATGTGTTGGATCAACGACTTGAACCTCCTAGAAATCAAGCCGCAAGGATAGTGGTGTCTGTTGCAAAGTTTGCATTTGCATGCCTGGAAACTAATCCTCAATCTCGACCGACCATGCAGCAAATTTCTCAGGAGCTATCTATCGAAAGATCACCTCTGTCAGAGATGTTTGACGAGATAACCTTGGGACAACTGTTTGTGTGA